Within Coregonus clupeaformis isolate EN_2021a chromosome 20, ASM2061545v1, whole genome shotgun sequence, the genomic segment CCTCGCAGTTAAAGACAATTGGTACCCATTGTAGCGTAGTAGTCATACCGTTTCATTGGTGGCAACATTTGACAAGGTTTATAGCACTGtagaacaacacaacaacaacaacaaaagaaaaAACAATGTTACACAAGCACTTCTGACTGTGACTTTACTCAGCCTAGAGAACAAAGCCCCTCCTCAGAATTTCCATTCTATGCAAAgtgtgttttctttttgttgaTATTGTTCTTGGAGATGCTTGTATGATCTTATGCCAATATAACTCCACGAGGTGGACGCAGCACCAAATATGCATTCAAGAAGCAGACAGGGGGTCTGAGGGAGGGGTCGTGGTCCTCTTAGAAGTGCTCCCTGCTTCCTGTATGACGCTTTCACATAtcctgtgtctgaaatggcactatattccctatatagtgccctatgggccctggtcaaaagtgatgcactatatagggaataggatgccatttcagatgcagactTGAACAGTGGAGTGTACACGACAAGGAATACTACCCCAGTAGCTCGGTAGCATGGAATCAGATGCACACACACTttaaaaacaaacaacaacaacatcttaAAACCAACCAACCCGCTGGTGCTATATCCCATTCTATTTGAAGACTTGATTTCGGGGGAGGAGCATTAAATTATGTTTAAGCTATTACCCCGCCCCCTTCCCAGTTCTTTGTTAGTCTTTTTCTATATTCAAATTTTTTTCGTGGCTATGTGTCTGACATATGTATGGTACttaaaagtaaataaataaagaaGTTATTTATCCAAGAAATAATTATAAGCTGATCCAAACTACGTTTTTTCTTACGAACAATTCAGTGACTCACTGATTGTACAACAAACTCGAAGTTGATTCAGCGTATTTTGGGGAATATAATCACTAATGAATGTTGCATTTTTTTTATTAACACTTTCTTCTGTTTCTCAGCAGTATAATTATTTTTGTAAACTTTATACATCTCTGGTCTGTTGCCCACGGTAACTGTCAGTCAGGCACTCAGGCACTCAGGTCACTGGTCTGTGGTTTAATTGGTTTGTAACACAGTTGGGGTCAGTTTTATTTATATTCAGTCAATACAATAATCTGAAATTCTTAATGAGGAAATGTTGAATTTGAATTTCAACTGACttttctgaattgactgaatgGAGTTGAGCCCAATCCTGTTGTGTAATCCTATGGGTCTGTAGTCCAGTGAAACTCTCAGTCAGTCCGTCGGTCACTACTCCAGTACTTCTCACCGTGCACACCAACGTGCACACCAAAGTGCACAGCAATGTGCACGCGATGCCATCCCGTCTCAGTCTCGGTCCACTGTGCAAATCCAGGGGCACCTCTGTCTCTGTAACATTATGTCACTTTTCTGGTGGTCACGTAAGAATCTCTCTATTGTTCACGGGTAATTGTACTTTATTTTTCCTTTTTGTTTCAAGTTCTATTGTTTAAAGAGTTTTGATTCTTTAAAGAAAAAAAGCTTTTCATGTTACTAAACTAGAAAATCACACAGCTATTATTTTCTTTGAGAAAGGAAAATTATTTTGTTAAAATATCATTTGTATTTAATgtctttttaaaataaaaaataaacactatTTTCATTTACTGTTGAACGACTTGAGGGCGTTTTTACGAGTTAGGCTGTGTTACCTCAGAGAGCTGAGAAGTACATTCAGTACTCAATACTGTCTTACTTCAGAGTTATAGTAAGTAGGCCTGCATTCAATAAACTGTTTACATCAAATGTTCTAGCAGACAGGGAGGCAGTTGGCAACCAAAAAGATGACAAGGGGAATCTATTTTGATAGTTGATGAAAAGGTTCAGAGGTATTGTGTTTCTCATCACAAATCCCTTTCTCTCccagttccctctctccctccctctctctctatttccctctctctctctctctctctctctctcgctctctctctctctctctctctctctctctctctctctctctctctctctctctctctctctctctctctctctctctctctcttcttcagccTTGGAATGTGGTAAAAACAATAAAGGTACAGGTCAATTtgtaaaaaactaaaataaatgtTGTGGTGCCAGGCAGGCTGGCAGTGGGCATGTATGGGGTGGTTGagggaaatacacacacacacacacacacacaccacagtcacacacacacacagagagagagagagagaaagagaaagagaaagagagaaagaaagagagcgagaggaggagagagcaagagaacaCAAAACACTGTAAACACACAACCTAGAGCCTCAGGCACTGCTACAGAGCAACAAGACAGAACAACATTAAGTTTTGcaaggtgtatgtgtgtttatatgggTGGGTGGGTTGGTTGTTTGGAGTTTCACAATATATTGAGGAAACAGTTTTATTAGCAACGCATTCCTCTGTGTTACAGATAATGGCTGTGTCAGAAATGGCACCCTaccccatagggctttggtcaaaagcactgctctatatagggaatagggtgcaatttcagACACAGCCGAAGTTTGTAGCTTTATGCTAGGGCTGTTTATGCACACACTCCTATATGGCTGAGGCATTCACCACATgaccacacagtcacacacaccaccacagggCATCAAGATTGATCTGATCATCAATAATTATTTGATAATTAAAAATAGTAGGCTGCTCCAGACGGATTACATACATAAAAACGTATTGATGAAAAAAAACGCAATAAAGCCCAAAGGCTTATTTCCAATGTGGTCTTCTTTGGCAACAAGATGGGTGGACAAGATAACATATTTGAAGTTAAACGTTTTTATTAAATATATCACCTTTTTTCTTTACAATACAACTCAATTACAAAAGTGTCCACACACATGAGTGAGCAGTCAGTCACTTTGGAATAGaattgacctctctctctctctctctttctctctttccttctttctctctttctctttccttctctctcgctctctctctcactttctcgctctctctctttctctttctctttctctctctctctttctctccaacaGCAGCATGTAGACAGAGCACACACATCACAAATCAAACACGGTCAAACCTGTCAGCAGAGACAAACAAACACCAGGAGGTAGGTCAAGGTAGATACCCGTCAGAACAGGGGCAATACAGGAGCATTTCCCATCATGCAATTCTGCAAACCCCACAGGACCATGGGATATTGAGTTTCTTAGAAGGTAAGTATGCCCAAATGAGTTGTTTTCTGCATTCACTGATGTAGTTGAGTGTCATCATGTTGAATCACATCAGAAAAAAACCCACAACAAATAAACCATGACAATGAACATGAAAAACAATGAATAGTAACATAATAACATTTTGAAATCCTTCTAAAATACATTTTGGTCACACAGTGCTTTTGTTCTTGTTTGGTTCGTTTTAAAAAGTAAACCAGCAGACAAACTCCTAAAGACCAGAGCGAGATCAACTCGGCAATATGGAGTAACTCAGGGCATAGATACATATATAAACGTTATACACTGATAATAatacacaaataataataataataataataataataataataataacaataataataataataacaataaggaaAAATTATATACATATTCTTAACATAAAAATAACAAAATTAAGAGATATATAATGTGAAATAAATAAGGCTGTAGAGTTAAAGTAAATGCATGAAAATAttaacagtgacagtgtgtacCTGAATATCAAACACCACCATGGACAATTAATAAATAACAGGAATTTTAAAAAACAgtggtttagtgtgtgtgtgtgtgtgcacgcgcatgCGTGCGTGTTCTGCATCAGTGGTTGATCTCATAAGAGCACTCAGCATCTCCCTGCAGATCTGTGGATCCCAGAATCTTCTTTCCATTCCAGGAGGACACACACCAACACCTGCCTTTCTGTCCATCAAGAGATGACTCACActgtgagacaggagagagagagatttgaatacctgtttgtttttttacacaccGTAACACACCTCCACCTAACACACCTGTTCAGATATGCTATGACCCTCATCTGTGTGCAGCCGCACCTCATGGGGCAAACACACACCCATTCCAAGACAAATGTGTGTACAGGCACACACGGAGAGGCACACGCGTGTATAGTCATGCCACGCCAAGGGGATGACACTAGAGTGAAACTAGCTGAATGTGCTCCAAGGTGTAAGCAGTGCTGTACAAATCTCTGCCTGAACACACATTATTATTTCTGGAGCTGTGGTTGGCACAATCttggttgcacacacacacacacacacacacacacacacacacacacacacacacacacacacacacacacacaccaggtgagATTCCTTCACACTGACAGGAGTCATGAATTGGGCACCAATCCCaagtgcacatgcacacacacacacacacacacacacacacacacacacacacacacacacacacacacacacacacacacacacacacacacagagacatacatacatacatacatacatacagacagacagacagacagacatacatacagacagacagacagacagacagacagacagacagacagacagacagacagacagacagacagacagacagacagacgcgcacacacacacacacacagtgtgtctaCCTGTTTGGCTTTGTAGAGTCCGTGTTTGTCACAGTTTGGCAGATAGAACCTGGTCAGTTTGTCTCCTAGCTTCTGTTGTGACTTAGCGATCTTCTCCAGAGCTCTCTGTAACTCCACATGACAGGGACCctaggaggagagggaaagagagagagagagagagagagagagagagagagagagagagagagagagagagagagagagagagagagagagagagagagagagagagagaaaaacgttTTAAGTGTATTTCTATGTACTGTGTAGGCCTATTTTAAGTGTTTTATTCATGTTCATTTGCTTCTAAATCCGTCTCTGAAGGGGCTACCTGGGAGACCTGACCCTACCTGTATTGAATTGTCTATGGGCATGCTGTCAAAGTAGTGCTGCTAGATAGAGTACTGCCTTCTCGCTACTCATCaaaggctgctgttctatccaaTCAACCCTCACAGTCAAGGCCTGTTGTGGCAAAACACTGGTATTTTGTAAAATTGTTCCAGGATAGGTCATAAGGTAggctaatgcacacacacacccacccacatgcacacacacgcacgcacgcacaaacacacacacacacacttcaaaagGACTCGAGCGCCCCCTTGCGGTATGATGTTAACTAACCACAACCCCAACCGTTCTTTGACTCTCCAAAAGTTTTAGGAACGTTAAATTATAGTTGCAAAACGGTTAGTACATTTTCCGTGAGCGCTCACCTGCTCCACCAGTTTCTTTCGAATTGCGTTGACTTTGGCTTTCATGCTCTCCTGTGCGTCCGCGGCGGCCCGGGGATCGAAGGGTTTGCTGTGGCCGGGGAGGTAGAGGCTGGAGCCGGGGTCCGACACCATGGCAGCGTTTTCTGTCTCGGCATTGTCCACCTCTCCTTGGTCTGGAGAAAAGAGGGAATGAGAGTGCCAAGAAGGGGAAAAGACAGTAGAAATCACAATCTTGATTGCAGTTATgcagaaatacatttgcaaatgaTGAATAATGTGCAGACTAATTACTATTAGGCTATAATTATAAATATTATTAGGCTAATAGGCTTTTTAAAATAAAGGTTATTATTTGCTTATGTCAACCATAGACTATTGATATTACATATATATTGCATATATGCTATTTATAATCTAGCTATAGCCAAAACCTTCTGCAATTAGGGGATACATACCGGGGTTTTGGGGCACAGGGCTCCTTTCGGGCTCGGGGATCTCTGTGCATACCGCCTGGCCGCGAGTGAGGGAGTGAAGCGGCCGGAGGTCGCCGGGTCTCGGGGTGCACCTCAGTCTGGACCCGCATGGCGCCGTGTAGATTCCGCACAGATCCCCCGTCTTCAGGGCGCAAGCGAGGCAACATCCGCAACCCGGCTCCTGCAGAACCTCCGCACAGCCGGGCGCCACCGCCGGACACTCGCTCATTTTCTCCGGCGAGCACGGAGCGCATCGGATCGGCTCTTGCGCTAACACCGGGGACCCCAGCACCGACGGGACCAGCACAGAGCAGCATACCGCTGCTGCCACTAATACATTTCTTTGAAATAATCCACCCATGGTAGAAGGAGAGTCTGGTAGACTAAATATAGAATAAGGAAGAATAGTAGCTTATCAAAAGTAAGGAGGGTTAGAATAAAACACAGTTCGTTCCTGTTCCTTAGTTTCTTTCCTTTGATTTTGGAAAAATGACTAACTACTCCTTGCGCGCAGCGGTATTTATACCCGGGTCATTGTAAAACGTTTGACGCATCGGCATTATGAATGATTTCTAAAAAGAAGGTGTAATGATCCGACGGCTTCTGATTGGCCCGCATATGTCCAGTCAGAGACCTCATTTGAATACAACACGCAAAACACAATACCGGTATTTATTTTGGAACAGACCGTGCTCGCACGTCACCGTTTGGTGTTGCAAGTGAGGAAAAGGAATCCTGTATTCTCGCACTATTGCCAGAATAACTGAGTTTCAACATTCTGTCATCCCTGTCAGTCTATATAGGCTATCATAAATTGATCACTGTCTATTTGTAGTTTCAGCATTATAGTTGGATTTAAACTGCATAGATTTTGTGGAAgagaaaataaatgaaatatcgTTGTATTTAGTAGGCTAATGCTGAACGGAAGCAGTTTAGTTCAGCAAACAAGTGAGGACCTATTTCACCGCTACAGTGTGGTACAATGCCTGCTATTCattagtattttttttaaaatgtcCTTTCAAACTTCTTACACAACTTCCAGCAAAAACGAATGATGACTGCTGATTACACCGGTTAGCAGGTTAGCCTGCCCGGGCTGCACCTAGTAGGCTACTTACTGTAAATGTCCAGCACTAATTGAACATGAGGTGTACAACACTTTCTGAGTCACCCCACTGGCACAGACTTAAATTCAACCTCTATTCCACATTGTTCAACGGCATTTCGTCGACTCAACCAGTGGGATGCACGGCAACGGGTCGCCGATCATGTAATGCGACCTCCACTCCCGGGTACTGACGGAAGCCCCATTTTGGTCTCCACGGCGCCGGAGTGGACCGGAGCAGTCCCATTGTGGTTACCCGTTTCCTTTCCGGTGTTAATAATAGACAGTGCAGAACGAGGCCGCACTGACATGGCCAGAGACACGTCCCGGGTCCCGCGCGCCAGTGCGCCCAGCCTTTTGTCGTTtatccacgtgtgtgtgtgtatgtgtgtgtttgtgtgtgagagagagacagagagagagagagagagagagagagagagagagagagagagagagagagagagagagaggagagtctgcTCTTGGCATGTCACAGGGGTACTGGGCCAGTGCAGTGAGAGCGAGGTCACAAATAGATTCCCATGTCACACTCACACCCTATGTCACAGGGCACCAGACCTGGCATGGGTGGATTAGGAGGCTTGAAGTGGAGAGGCCAATATTACCACTAGGGAATGGTCACGCTAGGGAATGTTCTCAGGGGTGACCGCCAGGGGCCAGAGATGGTGAGCAATGCACAGAGGGGTGAACTGAGGATACCAACCATGACTGTAATGGTGGACAACGGGtggtcccaaattgcaccctattccctttatagcacactacttttaaacaaggtctgtgtcccaaatgggtcCCTATTACCCTTACAGTGCACTAgatctacttttgaccagagctctccTTGTGTCACCACTAAGCAATATGTCATCATGCTACATGCAATGACTTGTAAGATTGCATCATCTGACTACCAAGTGGTTTTAAGATTAGACCCACTTCTCATGTGATTCACTGTTTGTATTCCTTCTATAGCCCCAAGCTgaataaatactgtatataatgaGACTTTACTTCTGAAACCAATCGAAGTCTGAGGTGATCTAGTCAACAAACTTCTGGAATGATGCAATAGTAGTAATAGCCCacttggcacagacgtcaattcaacggttattccacattggttcaacgtaatttcattgaaatgacgtggaaacaacattgattcaagcAGTGTATGCCCAGTGGGAGGCAACTCAAGTCTTATTGAAGGAAGGCATGCTCTacggcaggggttcccaaactttctcACTCAGGGCCTCCCTTCCAGCATTAGGGAACATCCCGTGCCCCCcctgcacgcgcacacacacgccacgtctatttctatgggcacaagaactgttcatgacacaaactgttcacacccctcttgttggtggagagaattttacaggtttaaagcttatttcctgcaattctacacattttgtcatgggtgcaaagaacatttagcagttttaaagcacattttcttgcaattctatacattttgtcatgggtgcaaagaacatttagcagttttaaagcacattttcttgcaattctatacattttgccatctctaatgtgtattcatgtgatatttgagtgactcaaacattacaacaaaatctatgggctaaaaaaacaaaataaaaaaacattagctgacatgggctagttgatctggccatttctgacaagttataaatagctctctaaggtatgcaatgactgacatgacaagaggaactgatgatgcactacccaattttgaaattgcaccttatgcattttactattacaactttcaagagtaagtttaaagctTGACTGAGTTCCGCCCCCCGTGCcgacccacagtttgggaaccactgctccaATGCTACGTCACATCTACAAGCCCATTGATGCAAATGGCGAGGGTGAAAAATACATAGACTTTGCTTTCCTTTttatgtttgtaaaaaaaaatgtgatCATGAAAATGTATTTAGGGTCTGATTGAATTCCagccatttattttattttatgggtTTATATGTCAAACTATGCAGTGAGTTGACTAGTTCATGTTGCAATTCAAAATCGAAGAGCCTCTTTGTGTCTAAACATTGacaaaggggcaatctgggattggtacatacattattttactTAAAATggtatgatatacagtggggagaacaagtatttgatacactgccgatttcgcaggttttcctacttacaaagcatgtagaggtctgtaatttttatcataggtacacttcacctgtgatagacggaatctaaaacaaaaatccagaaaatcacattgtatgatttttaagtaattaatttgcattttattgcatgacataagtatttgatcacctaccaaccagtaagaattccggctctcacagacctgttagtttttctttaagaagccctcctgttctccactcattacctgtattaactgcacctgtttgaactcgttacctgtataaaagacacctgtccacacactcaatcaaacagactccaacctctccacaatggccaagaccagagagctgtgtaaggacatcagggataaaattgtagacctgcacaaggctgggatgggctacaggacaataggcaagcagcttggtgagaaggcaacaactgttggcgcaattattagaaaatggaagaagttcaagatgacggtcaatcaccctcggtctggggctctatgcaagatctcacctcgtggggcatcaatgatcatgaggaaggtgagggatcagcccagaactacacggcaggacctggtcaatgacctgaagagagctgggaccacagtctcaaagaaaaccattagtaacacactacgccgtcatggattaaaatcctgcagtgcacgcaaggtccccctgctcaagccagcgcatgtccaggcccgtctgaagtttgccaatgaccatctggatgatccagaggaggaatgggagaaggtcatgtggtctgatgagacaaatatatagctttttggtctaaactccactcgctgtgtttggaggaagaagaaggatgagtacaaccccaagaacaccatcccaatgtgaagcatggaggtggaaacatcattctttggggatgcttttctgcaaaggggacaggacgactgcaccgtattgaggggaggatggatggtgcCATGtctcgcgag encodes:
- the igfbp1a gene encoding insulin-like growth factor-binding protein 1a, which encodes MGGLFQRNVLVAAAVCCSVLVPSVLGSPVLAQEPIRCAPCSPEKMSECPAVAPGCAEVLQEPGCGCCLACALKTGDLCGIYTAPCGSRLRCTPRPGDLRPLHSLTRGQAVCTEIPEPERSPVPQNPDQGEVDNAETENAAMVSDPGSSLYLPGHSKPFDPRAAADAQESMKAKVNAIRKKLVEQGPCHVELQRALEKIAKSQQKLGDKLTRFYLPNCDKHGLYKAKQCESSLDGQKGRCWCVSSWNGKKILGSTDLQGDAECSYEINH